A DNA window from Arachis hypogaea cultivar Tifrunner chromosome 18, arahy.Tifrunner.gnm2.J5K5, whole genome shotgun sequence contains the following coding sequences:
- the LOC112773271 gene encoding cysteine-rich receptor-like protein kinase 15 isoform X3: MAFSNLGFLFILIIFVHVDADDFHWSGSYCSSLNKTTPNSPFQLNLKTLFKYLSSNATTGNKEFYSTKVLGTNHFDTIYGLYLCRGDLPSQLCGKCISEATHSYLFPDPDQGIDDCSSSIEGGISYDECMVQYSNNFTYFSAVDLTPSSSCLSSNMSATFVNLVFDTLNKIADKASQGSTEKYATKQVRISGFQSLYSLAQCTPNLSSQDCRTCLGNMIKQVKQVCGGSGNEATSSSRSCNLKYAMYPFYRESKSLAPVGLIPITNLSNDFGYLSHNCSTSTNETIIKNSHFESNLRNLLSSLSSNATDKIGFYKTTIGGGDDTVTGLFMCRGDVSLSLCQLCVQTAAKRIHSECSSSKEAIIWYTHCLLRYSYRSPLPTWNDTSPVFHEFNIANTSNLDQEQQNSFTLTLVSTLSDIKNMKEESTTKNYVTATAKLNGVQTLYALGECTPDLNSGDCSSCLQNIFLYEIPWCCLSSPEGKVFYPSCYMMFGLSKFHGDDDRVETPSQASLPPGDTRGKRNGRYQKKIPLIVVPTIVAGMLFLCSGWHLLRRKESKRYKTILRENIFGDEGSTLEPLQMDLAIIEAATNNFSTENLIGKGGFGNVYKGILSDGRHVAVKRLSKISKQGIKEFKNEVLLIAKFQHRNLVTFIGFCLKDQEKILIYEYVPNGSLDYFLFDTQQQKLLNWSQRYKIIKGVARGIHYLHEHSRPKIIHRDLKPSNVLLDTSMNPKISDFGIARIVEMDRDQEITNKIVGTLFGKSGQKTKH; encoded by the exons ATGGCTTTTTCCAATCTTGGCTTCCTCTTTATCCTTATCATCTTTGTCCATGTTGATGCAGATGACTTTCACTGGTCAGGGTCCTATTGTTCATCACTTAACAAAACCACCCCTAACAGTCCTTTCCAGTTGAACCTAAAGACCCTTTTCAAGTACCTATCTTCCAATGCCACCACGGGCAACAAGGAATTTTACAGCACCAAAGTCCTTGGCACAAACCACTTTGATACAATATATGGACTCTACTTGTGCAGGGGTGACCTCCCTTCTCAACTTTGTGGAAAGTGCATCTCAGAAGCAACCCATAGCTACTTGTTCCCAGACCCAGACCAAGGAATAGACGATTGCTCCTCATCCATAGAGGGAGGAATTTCGTATGACGAGTGCATGGTTCAATATTCCAATAACTTCACTTACTTCTCCGCAGTCGACTTAACGCCTTCTAGTTCTTGCTTGTCAAGCAATATGTCTGCAACCTTCGTGAATTTAGTGTTTGACACTCTGAACAAAATTGCAGATAAAGCATCTCAAGgttctacagagaagtatgctaCAAAACAAGTAAGAATATCTGGATTTCAGTCCCTATACTCTTTGGCTCAGTGTACACCAAACTTGTCATCTCAAGATTGTAGAACTTGTTTAGGCAACATGATAAAACAAGTTAAACAAGTGTGCGGTGGAAGTGGAAACGAAGCAACAAGTTCGAGCCGCAGCTGCAACTTGAAGTATGCTATGTACCCTTTCTATCGTGAAAGTAAAAGCCTGGCACCAGTAGGACTCATTCCTATAACAAATCTGTCAAATGATTTTGGCTATCTTTCCCACAACTGTTCAACTTCAACCAATGAAACCATCATCAAGAACAGTCATTTTGAATCTAACCTCAGGAACCTCCTCTCTTCCTTGTCTTCTAATGCCACCGACAAAATTGGCTTCTACAAGACCACCATTGGTGGCGGAGATGACACGGTCACCGGTCTCTTCATGTGCCGTGGCGATGTGTCCCTTAGTCTCTGTCAACTCTGTGTCCAAACCGCTGCTAAACGAATACATTCAGAGTGTAGTTCATCCAAGGAAGCCATCATTTGGTACACTCATTGCCTTCTTCGCTACTCCTATCGATCTCCCCTCCCCACCTGGAACGACACGAGTCCCGTGTTTCATGAGTTCAACATTGCCAACACCTCCAACCTTGACCAAGAGCAACAGAACTCCTTCACTCTCACATTAGTGAGCACTTTATCGGACATAAAGAATATGAAGGAGGAGAGCACCACCAAGAATTATGTAACTGCAACCGCAAAACTGAATGGTGTCCAAACTCTATATGCTCTCGGCGAATGCACACCAGATCTAAATAGTGGAGATTGCAGCTCTTGCTTACAGAACATTTTCCTATATGAAATTCCATGGTGTTGTTTGTCAAGTCCAGAGGGAAAAGTTTTTTATCCTAGCTGCTATATGATGTTTGGATTGTCCAAATTTCATGGAGATGATGATCGAGTTGAGACACCTAGTCAGGCTAGTCTTCCTCCAGGAGATACACGAG GAAAGAGAAATGGTAGGTATCAGAAAAAAATTCCGTTGATTGTTGTTCCCACTATTGTTGCTGGGATGCTCTTCTTATGTTCTGGCTGGCATTtgttaagaagaaaagaaagcaagagATACAAAACTATTCTCAGAGAAAATATTT TTGGTGATGAAGGTAGTACTTTGGAGCCATTGCAAATGGATTTGGCTATAATTGAGGCAGCAACAAATAACTTTTCAACTGAGAACTTGATTGGGAAAGGTGGATTTGGAAATGTTTATAAG ggTATTCTTTCTGATGGGAGACATGTAGCTGTAAAAAGATTATCAAAAATTTCTAAACAAGGTATTAAGGAGTTCAAGAATGAGGTGTTGTTGATAGCTAAATTTCAACATCGGAATCTTGTAACATTCATAGGTTTCTGCTTGAAAGATCAAGAGAAGATACTGATATATGAATATGTACCAAATGGAAGCCTTGATTACTTTTTATTTG ATACTCAGCAACAAAAGTTGTTAAATTGGTCTCAGcgttataaaattataaaaggaGTTGCACGAGGAATTCATTATTTACATGAGCATTCTCGACCCAAAATTATTCATCGTGATCTTAAACCAAGTAATGTCCTGTTAGATACAAGTATGAATCCAAAAATTTCGGACTTTGGCATAGCTAGAATTGTGGAAATGGACCGAGACCAAGAAATTACAAACAAAATTGTTGGGACATT GTTTGGGAAAAGTGGACAGAAA